The proteins below come from a single Streptomyces sp. M92 genomic window:
- the glgX gene encoding glycogen debranching protein GlgX gives MQVWPGEAYPLGATYDGAGTNFAVFTEAADRVELCLLHDDGSETAVELRESDAFVRHAYLPGVMPGQRYGYRVHGPYAPERGLRCNSAKLLLDPYARAISGAVQWGEEVYGYHFGEPERRNDLDSAPHTMSSVVVNPYFDWGDDRRPRTEYHHTVLYEAHVKGLTMRHPGLPEELRGTYAALAHPALIEHLTELGVTALELMPVHQFVNDHRLVDMGLNNYWGYNTIGFFAPHNAYASWGDRGQQVLEFKSAVKALHEAGIEVILDVVYNHTAEGNHLGPTLSFKGLDNPSYYRLADDPRYYMDTTGTGNSLLMRSPHVLQMIMDSLRYWVTEMHVDGFRFDLAATLARQFHEVDRLSSFFDLVQQDPVVSQVKLIAEPWDVGEGGYQVGNFPPLWTEWNGKYRDTVRDLWRGEPRTLAEFASRLTGSSDLYQDDGRRPLASINFVTCHDGFTLHDMVSYNEKRNHANGEDNRDGENHNRSWNCGAEGETDDPAVLELRARQMRNFIATLLLSQGVPMISHGDEFARTQKGNNNAYCQDNELAWVKWPEEEPDLLRFTRAMVWLRKDHPVFRRRRFFHGRPVEGTHDELSDIAWFTPEGGEMTQRDWHSARASALTVFLNGNAISEPGARGERITDDSFLLMFNASPKALDFVVPVDHGRQWEVVVDTSRTDGVPPDTGVKVQAGDRLTLVDRSMTVLRRPV, from the coding sequence ATGCAGGTCTGGCCTGGAGAGGCATATCCACTCGGTGCCACGTACGACGGCGCCGGCACGAACTTCGCGGTCTTCACGGAGGCCGCCGACCGAGTAGAGCTGTGTCTGCTGCACGACGACGGTTCGGAGACCGCGGTCGAGCTGCGGGAGAGCGACGCGTTCGTACGGCACGCGTACCTGCCGGGCGTGATGCCGGGGCAGCGGTACGGCTACCGCGTGCACGGCCCGTACGCCCCGGAGCGCGGGCTGCGCTGCAACAGCGCCAAGCTGCTCCTCGATCCGTACGCGCGTGCGATCAGCGGTGCGGTCCAGTGGGGCGAGGAGGTGTACGGCTACCACTTCGGCGAACCCGAACGGCGCAACGACCTGGACTCCGCTCCGCACACGATGAGCTCGGTCGTGGTCAACCCCTACTTCGACTGGGGCGACGACCGGCGGCCCCGGACGGAGTACCACCACACGGTGCTCTACGAGGCCCACGTCAAGGGCCTGACGATGCGGCACCCCGGCCTCCCCGAGGAGCTGCGCGGCACCTACGCGGCCCTGGCGCATCCGGCGTTGATCGAGCACCTGACCGAGCTGGGGGTGACCGCGCTGGAGCTGATGCCCGTGCACCAGTTCGTCAACGACCACCGCCTGGTCGACATGGGCCTGAACAACTACTGGGGCTACAACACGATCGGCTTCTTCGCCCCGCACAACGCGTACGCCTCCTGGGGCGACCGGGGGCAGCAGGTGCTGGAGTTCAAGTCGGCGGTGAAGGCGCTGCACGAGGCCGGGATCGAGGTGATCCTCGACGTGGTCTACAACCACACCGCCGAGGGCAACCACCTGGGCCCCACGCTGTCCTTCAAGGGCCTCGACAACCCCTCGTACTACCGGCTGGCCGACGACCCGCGCTACTACATGGACACCACGGGGACCGGGAACTCGCTGCTGATGCGGTCCCCGCACGTACTCCAGATGATCATGGACTCGCTGCGCTACTGGGTCACCGAGATGCACGTCGACGGCTTCCGCTTCGACCTGGCGGCGACCCTGGCCCGGCAGTTCCACGAGGTGGACCGGCTGTCGTCGTTCTTCGACCTGGTGCAGCAGGACCCCGTGGTCTCGCAGGTGAAGCTGATCGCCGAGCCCTGGGACGTGGGCGAGGGCGGCTACCAGGTGGGCAACTTCCCACCGCTGTGGACCGAGTGGAACGGCAAGTACCGGGACACGGTGCGCGACCTGTGGCGGGGCGAGCCGCGCACGCTCGCCGAGTTCGCGTCCCGGCTGACCGGCTCCTCCGACCTGTACCAGGACGACGGACGCCGGCCGCTGGCCTCGATCAACTTCGTGACCTGCCACGACGGCTTCACGCTGCACGACATGGTGTCGTACAACGAGAAGCGCAACCACGCCAACGGGGAGGACAACCGCGACGGCGAGAACCACAACCGGTCGTGGAACTGCGGGGCTGAGGGCGAGACCGACGATCCGGCGGTGCTGGAGCTGCGGGCCCGGCAGATGCGGAACTTCATCGCCACGCTGCTGCTCTCCCAGGGCGTGCCGATGATCAGCCACGGCGACGAGTTCGCCCGCACCCAGAAGGGCAACAACAACGCCTACTGCCAGGACAACGAGCTGGCGTGGGTCAAGTGGCCCGAGGAGGAGCCCGACCTGCTGCGGTTCACCCGCGCGATGGTGTGGCTGCGCAAGGACCACCCGGTCTTCCGCAGGCGGCGCTTCTTCCACGGGCGGCCGGTGGAGGGCACCCACGACGAGCTGTCGGACATCGCCTGGTTCACACCCGAGGGGGGTGAGATGACCCAGCGGGACTGGCACTCCGCGCGGGCGTCGGCGCTCACCGTGTTCCTGAACGGCAACGCGATCTCCGAGCCCGGCGCGCGCGGGGAGCGCATCACCGACGACTCGTTCCTGCTGATGTTCAACGCCTCGCCGAAGGCGCTGGACTTCGTCGTGCCGGTCGACCACGGCCGGCAGTGGGAGGTGGTCGTCGACACCTCGCGGACGGACGGGGTGCCCCCGGACACGGGAGTGAAGGTGCAGGCAGGCGACCGGCTCACCCTGGTGGACCGGAGCATGACGGTGCTGCGGCGGCCCGTCTAG